The Kroppenstedtia pulmonis genome has a segment encoding these proteins:
- a CDS encoding shikimate kinase: MNRHIILIGMMGTGKSTIGGYLGKKTHQKVTDTDQRVEQTLGVEIPHIFCSQGENYFRDWETRILKEVLQESPHIITTGGGVVLRSENVDWMRKKGWIVALDASVEELCRRLQGDESRPLLQGDLKERITRLKRERRASYDFADLKLDTTGETPEETGERILKVWRSQTSVGL, encoded by the coding sequence ATGAACCGACACATCATTTTAATCGGAATGATGGGAACAGGAAAAAGTACAATCGGAGGTTATCTGGGAAAGAAAACCCACCAGAAAGTGACAGATACGGATCAGAGAGTGGAGCAGACTCTGGGAGTTGAAATCCCGCATATTTTCTGCAGTCAGGGAGAAAATTATTTCCGGGACTGGGAGACCCGTATACTAAAGGAAGTTCTGCAAGAGTCTCCTCATATCATCACCACTGGAGGTGGTGTGGTTTTACGGAGTGAAAATGTGGATTGGATGAGGAAAAAAGGGTGGATAGTAGCGTTGGATGCTTCAGTGGAAGAGCTATGTCGACGTTTGCAGGGAGACGAGTCCCGCCCTTTGCTACAGGGAGACTTGAAAGAACGGATTACCCGGTTAAAACGTGAACGAAGGGCTTCATATGATTTTGCTGATCTGAAACTGGATACCACGGGAGAAACCCCTGAGGAGACAGGTGAGCGGATATTGAAGGTGTGGCGGTCACAGACATCAGTCGGTTTGTAA
- a CDS encoding glutaminase: MQLSKSAGTDYQIKNEHDLKSWVDNYKTYTKNGHCASYIPALAQANPSHLGIVIVGPDGTTIRAGDSEIPFTMQSISKVISFLCACQYHGISRMLEWVDVEPTGDAFNSIVRLEMNKPGKPFNPMINAGAINVAGMLPGKTPSEKIDSLLSFLSEIIDRKPEINMEVFQSEWETAYRNRALAFYLKEMGYLNGEVDDILEVYLKQCSIEIHTKDLAQMGLILALDGYHPFRKKQILSKELTRIAKALMLTCGMYNASGKFAAFVGVPAKSGVSGGILASIPPRGRNLTENLPFNQGCGIGIYGPSIDDVGNSTAGVMLLQHIVKEWDFTIF; this comes from the coding sequence ATGCAGCTGTCGAAATCAGCAGGTACGGATTATCAGATAAAAAATGAACATGATCTGAAGAGTTGGGTCGACAACTATAAAACCTATACCAAAAACGGGCATTGCGCCTCCTATATCCCGGCACTTGCTCAAGCGAACCCTTCCCACCTGGGTATTGTGATTGTGGGACCGGATGGTACGACCATAAGGGCAGGGGATTCGGAAATTCCTTTTACCATGCAGAGTATTTCCAAAGTGATCAGCTTTTTATGCGCATGTCAATATCACGGAATTTCCCGGATGTTAGAGTGGGTGGATGTAGAACCGACGGGGGATGCTTTTAACTCCATAGTCCGTTTGGAAATGAATAAACCAGGCAAACCCTTTAATCCCATGATTAATGCCGGTGCAATTAATGTGGCCGGGATGCTGCCGGGGAAAACTCCTTCTGAAAAAATCGATTCTCTTTTAAGCTTTCTCTCTGAGATCATCGACCGAAAACCCGAAATAAACATGGAAGTTTTTCAATCAGAGTGGGAGACAGCCTACCGAAATCGTGCGCTGGCCTTTTATTTGAAAGAAATGGGGTATCTAAACGGAGAAGTGGATGACATACTGGAAGTTTATTTAAAGCAGTGTTCCATAGAGATCCATACCAAAGACTTGGCCCAAATGGGGTTGATTCTTGCGTTGGATGGCTACCATCCTTTTCGTAAAAAACAGATCCTGTCCAAGGAATTGACCCGAATAGCAAAAGCACTCATGCTTACCTGCGGGATGTATAACGCATCCGGAAAATTCGCCGCCTTCGTGGGTGTTCCGGCAAAGAGCGGTGTTTCTGGGGGTATATTGGCTTCCATTCCCCCGAGAGGAAGAAACCTCACGGAGAATCTTCCATTTAATCAGGGATGCGGCATAGGAATCTATGGCCCTTCCATCGATGATGTTGGGAACAGTACAGCAGGAGTGATGTTACTTCAGCACATCGTCAAGGAATGGGATTTCACCATTTTTTAA
- a CDS encoding GNAT family N-acetyltransferase has product MKSIFEGRIQNGAQVGQGYVVRKLTEDDLADILHVQEEVVFYLKKKETLQPLTREEFVYILEGNGLVLGAYTGDKLIAFRALLVPTIDGEHLGRDIGLPENELPKVIYQEISSVLPAYRGNRLQKTLATLIMQELAKKDHPYRYICCTVAPFNIPSLKDKFSQGMQIAALKEKYGGQLRYIFVKDLVIDPEASWTEITPIKMDDISAQREKLAEGCRGIHMEDKGGNLWVHYGRNEGVRHRQCGT; this is encoded by the coding sequence GTGAAATCTATTTTTGAGGGGAGAATTCAGAATGGGGCCCAAGTGGGCCAGGGATATGTGGTCCGGAAATTAACGGAGGATGATTTGGCTGATATTTTACATGTACAAGAAGAGGTTGTTTTTTACCTTAAGAAAAAAGAGACCTTACAGCCGCTTACAAGGGAAGAGTTTGTATATATTTTAGAAGGAAACGGTTTGGTACTTGGGGCTTACACAGGGGATAAACTGATTGCCTTCCGTGCATTGCTCGTTCCGACGATTGATGGGGAGCACTTAGGCCGGGATATCGGATTACCGGAAAACGAGTTGCCAAAGGTAATCTATCAGGAAATATCAAGTGTCCTTCCGGCTTACCGCGGCAACCGATTGCAAAAAACGCTGGCAACACTGATTATGCAGGAACTGGCTAAGAAAGATCATCCATACCGCTATATTTGTTGTACCGTTGCACCGTTTAATATTCCCAGTTTAAAGGATAAGTTTTCTCAAGGTATGCAGATTGCAGCATTAAAAGAAAAATACGGCGGGCAATTGCGCTATATCTTTGTAAAAGATTTAGTCATAGATCCGGAAGCATCATGGACGGAAATCACACCGATCAAGATGGATGATATTTCCGCCCAAAGGGAGAAACTCGCTGAAGGCTGCAGAGGGATTCACATGGAAGACAAAGGGGGTAATTTGTGGGTTCATTATGGACGAAATGAGGGTGTCAGGCACCGCCAGTGCGGTACCTGA
- a CDS encoding mandelate racemase/muconate lactonizing enzyme family protein: MKITAIHLYAIHLPLNEPFVISYESYHHMPSVIVKIETDEGITGYGEGVADEHVTGESWEGVFYIIKNILGPALLGKNPMEIEKIHDLMNQTIYTAPTAKAAIDIACFDIMGKKLQQPVYQLIGGRYHKEFSITHVLSIGEPEKLAKEAALMVEKGYRSFKMKVGTNVREDVERIKAVRAEVGPEITIRVDVNQGWKNSATTLAALNQLHDQQIDWVEQPLVADDIDGMVEVKSKTSIPLMIDEGLKGTREMREIVQKRAADKVNIKLMKCGGIYPAVKLAHQAELAGIECQIGSMVESSVGSAAGFHVAFSKKIITSVELTGPLKFSKDIGELESAYDVPFIRLTENPGLGININEEALRELTLFSDVVQ; encoded by the coding sequence ATGAAAATTACAGCCATCCATCTTTATGCGATTCATTTACCTTTAAATGAACCATTTGTGATCAGTTATGAGTCCTACCATCATATGCCATCAGTCATTGTAAAAATCGAAACAGATGAGGGAATCACAGGCTATGGTGAAGGGGTGGCAGATGAACATGTGACAGGTGAATCGTGGGAGGGAGTCTTTTATATTATCAAAAATATACTTGGACCTGCTTTGTTAGGGAAAAATCCAATGGAGATCGAGAAAATCCACGACCTTATGAATCAGACCATTTATACGGCTCCTACTGCTAAAGCCGCCATCGACATCGCCTGCTTTGATATCATGGGAAAAAAATTGCAGCAACCTGTCTACCAACTCATCGGGGGACGTTATCATAAGGAATTCTCCATTACCCATGTACTGAGTATTGGAGAACCTGAAAAATTGGCCAAGGAAGCAGCTTTAATGGTGGAAAAAGGATACCGCTCTTTTAAAATGAAAGTGGGAACCAATGTCAGGGAAGATGTAGAGAGAATTAAAGCGGTTCGCGCTGAAGTGGGACCGGAAATCACCATACGTGTCGATGTCAACCAGGGCTGGAAAAACAGTGCTACTACTTTAGCAGCATTAAACCAACTGCATGATCAGCAAATCGATTGGGTGGAACAGCCCCTTGTTGCTGACGATATAGATGGAATGGTTGAGGTGAAATCCAAAACGTCCATCCCCTTGATGATTGATGAAGGTTTAAAAGGAACCCGTGAAATGCGTGAAATTGTTCAAAAAAGAGCGGCTGATAAAGTAAACATCAAGTTAATGAAATGCGGAGGAATTTATCCTGCCGTCAAGCTGGCGCATCAAGCTGAGCTGGCAGGGATTGAATGCCAGATTGGTTCAATGGTTGAATCCTCAGTCGGGTCTGCAGCAGGATTCCATGTTGCTTTTTCCAAAAAAATTATTACAAGTGTAGAACTTACAGGTCCTTTAAAGTTCTCAAAAGATATCGGTGAATTAGAATCAGCATATGATGTACCGTTTATCCGCTTAACAGAAAATCCGGGATTGGGAATAAACATTAATGAAGAAGCATTGAGGGAGTTAACCTTGTTTTCGGATGTTGTTCAATAA